The Haladaptatus cibarius D43 genome window below encodes:
- a CDS encoding metal-dependent transcriptional regulator has protein sequence MLSDVMEDYLKAIYTLQKESEEPVATSAIADYLGVTPPTVTSMVEKLADRGLLHREKYKGVELTEEGETVALEVLRHHRLLESYLTEHLDYSWSEVHEEADRLEHHISEEFERRVADALGNPTVDPHGDPIPDADLSPIAEDDTTRLSDHDSGETVVVARVSDRDEEELRYLSNAGITPGTELEIVDVAPFGMVTVAVEDNEQSLPETVARSIRVRAVVEA, from the coding sequence ATGTTGAGCGACGTGATGGAGGATTATCTGAAAGCCATCTACACGCTCCAGAAGGAAAGCGAGGAGCCGGTGGCGACCTCCGCAATCGCGGACTACCTCGGCGTGACGCCGCCGACGGTCACCAGCATGGTGGAGAAATTGGCCGACCGCGGCCTCCTCCACCGGGAAAAGTACAAAGGGGTGGAACTCACGGAGGAGGGCGAAACCGTCGCGCTCGAAGTGCTTCGCCACCATCGACTGCTGGAGTCGTATCTAACCGAGCATCTGGATTACTCCTGGAGCGAGGTGCACGAGGAGGCAGACCGCCTCGAACACCACATCAGCGAGGAGTTCGAACGCCGGGTTGCAGACGCCCTCGGCAATCCGACGGTTGACCCGCACGGCGACCCGATTCCGGACGCCGATCTCTCACCAATCGCGGAAGACGACACGACGCGACTCAGCGACCACGACTCCGGTGAAACGGTCGTCGTGGCGCGAGTCAGCGACCGCGACGAGGAAGAACTGCGCTATCTCTCGAATGCGGGAATCACGCCCGGAACCGAACTCGAAATCGTGGACGTGGCCCCGTTCGGCATGGTGACCGTGGCGGTCGAGGATAACGAACAGAGCCTTCCGGAGACCGTTGCGCGGTCGATTCGCGTCCGGGCAGTCGTCG